GAGCATCGGGCCGCCACCACCGAAGCCTACAATAAAAGCGCCCTGCCGCTAGCAAATTATTACAATACTAAATCCCGGGTGGCCGATGTAAAACTAGCTCTAAGCTACACCAAGAAGGCCGACCCGCAAGTGGTAGAGATAGGCTGCGGTAATGGCAGGGATGCTCGCGAAGTACTGAAATATACCGAAAACTACTTAGGTATGGATATCGCAGAGGAAATGATAAACCTGGCGCGCGCATCACACCCGCAGGCTAAATTCGAAGTAGCCGATATAACTGAATACGATATACCTGCCTGCGACGTCGTGTTGGCATTTGCGTCGCTCCTGCACGTCAGTCCCGCAGAACTAGAAGATATATTCAGACGACTAAGCCAGGCCATAAGCCCTGGCGGTATAGTCTTATTATCACTCAAGGAGGGCAAGGGCAGCCAATGGAAAGAAGACGAGTACGGCAAGCGGCTGTTTTATCTCTACACACCTGAATCAATCAAACCTTTAGCTAAAGGTTTTAAGACTGTTTATACCGATCATCAGCTCCTAAACGGTGTTAAGTGGTTCACGCAGATTCTGCGTAAGAAATAGGGCCGACTGCTTAATAAGTGTCGAGGGTTGAGCTTATGGATGCAGTGCAAGAAAGATCGAAGCCCGTAAGCGAGCCGTAGCGGAAACTACGGTGAGCGCGGACTGGAGATCTGACGCCGCAATGCGCCATAAGATAAAGCCGCAAAAAATAAAAACCCCACATGAGGGCTGGGCCACTGCATGTCGGGTCTTTATTAGTGGGCTCATCCGAAGATCAGCCCTATCCCACCAATACCTGCCGCCAAGGGCATTTTCGCGATCCTATGTAAATGAGAGGAACGGGTTGGAAGGACTAAACCACCTGCTTGTAACACCAAACGGAGGGTACGTTGTGGCCTCCAAGCAGGCAGGTTAGTGGATTTTCACTTTATGTACTACCCTGACTAAATCAGGACATGAGTGAGAATATAGCATAACTTGTTAAATATGTCAATGCTTTCTATACTGTAACTATGCAAATCTCTAAGCTGCTTTATGCAAAATCACAATACCCTGAGTTCTTGAGAGAGATTCCCAGCCCTCCTAAGGAGCTGTTTGTGCTTGGCAAGGTCTTAACCGATATACCTCTAGTTGCCATAGTAGGCTCACGTAAGCCCACCGCATACGGCAAACAAATTACTCATCAGCTGGCGGGGGAGTTGGCTCACGCGGGAGTTGGAGTAGTTTCGGGCTTAGCGCTAGGAATAGATGCCATAGCCCATCAGGGAGCGCTAGATGCCGGCGGCTATACAATCGCCGTACAAGCCTGCGGCTTAAATGAGATCTATCCGGCCAGCAACCGTAATCTGGGGCGCCGCATTATAGAATCTGGCGGAGCGGTTGTTAGTGAGTACCCAAAGGGCATGCCGCCGCTCAAGCAGCACTTTCCGGCCCGCAATCGTATAATCTCCGGCCTAAGCCTGGCCGTAATCGTTACCGAGGCCGATGCTTCTAGCGGTTCTCTGATTACAGCTAATTTCGCACTGGAGCAGAACAAGCTAGTGATGGCCGTACCGGGTAACATTACCAGTCTGCGCTCTGCC
The sequence above is a segment of the Candidatus Dormiibacterota bacterium genome. Coding sequences within it:
- a CDS encoding class I SAM-dependent methyltransferase; translation: MKQEHRAATTEAYNKSALPLANYYNTKSRVADVKLALSYTKKADPQVVEIGCGNGRDAREVLKYTENYLGMDIAEEMINLARASHPQAKFEVADITEYDIPACDVVLAFASLLHVSPAELEDIFRRLSQAISPGGIVLLSLKEGKGSQWKEDEYGKRLFYLYTPESIKPLAKGFKTVYTDHQLLNGVKWFTQILRKK
- the dprA gene encoding DNA-processing protein DprA, which codes for MQISKLLYAKSQYPEFLREIPSPPKELFVLGKVLTDIPLVAIVGSRKPTAYGKQITHQLAGELAHAGVGVVSGLALGIDAIAHQGALDAGGYTIAVQACGLNEIYPASNRNLGRRIIESGGAVVSEYPKGMPPLKQHFPARNRIISGLSLAVIVTEADASSGSLITANFALEQNKLVMAVPGNITSLRSAGPNNLIKTGAIPVTSAADVLTALDLKSTKLSKKPARADSAVEAKLMELLDSGLSNSQELIEQSGLNAAEFANVITLMEITGKVRNLGAGTWIRS